The Halobacterium litoreum genome includes a region encoding these proteins:
- a CDS encoding DUF7263 family protein has product MTERAQSNLPALATALLLVGASVGLAVGVAAGAFAGADTDPADARLAASLSERLVSPDGPLSARANVLSAAAVANASASADWLPEDAAVRVTLDGEAVVSRGDAGRGATIRRVVLVADSERRTLEPTFAGRNAVTLPRRTANATLTFDPAPATRITTVRANGRVVLRDPDGLDGAYDVALSRYDTVELTFDANRDLAPGSVRVAYRAEVTTKAVLGVTVDA; this is encoded by the coding sequence ATGACGGAGCGAGCGCAGTCGAACCTCCCGGCGCTCGCCACCGCGCTCCTGCTCGTCGGCGCGAGCGTCGGGCTGGCAGTCGGCGTCGCGGCGGGCGCGTTCGCCGGCGCCGACACCGACCCCGCGGACGCACGTCTCGCCGCGTCGCTGTCGGAGCGCCTCGTCTCCCCCGACGGCCCGCTGTCGGCGCGCGCGAACGTGCTGTCGGCGGCCGCCGTCGCAAACGCGAGCGCGAGCGCCGACTGGCTCCCGGAGGACGCGGCGGTGCGCGTCACACTCGACGGCGAGGCGGTCGTCTCGCGGGGCGATGCGGGGCGCGGCGCGACGATTCGGCGGGTCGTCCTCGTCGCCGACTCCGAGCGTCGGACGCTCGAGCCGACGTTCGCCGGCCGGAACGCGGTGACGCTGCCGCGGCGCACCGCGAACGCGACGCTCACCTTCGACCCCGCGCCCGCGACCCGAATCACGACGGTTCGCGCGAACGGCAGGGTCGTCCTCCGCGACCCCGATGGCTTGGACGGCGCGTACGACGTGGCACTGTCCAGATACGACACCGTGGAACTGACCTTCGACGCGAACCGCGACCTCGCGCCGGGGAGCGTACGCGTCGCGTACCGGGCAGAGGTCACGACGAAGGCCGTGCTCGGGGTGACCGTCGATGCGTAA
- a CDS encoding DUF7262 family protein encodes MRNRSRERNPGRSRGQLSLPVVEAGVGVLFVVAVATAFAFGTPTGGVSQEAQLDAYAQDAATVLANEPPQHGGSTRLAEVASSEAAFDREAGALENRVSRILPDNLMFRVATPNGAVGFVRPSNVPTGVARVPTGSGEVTVWVWYA; translated from the coding sequence ATGCGTAATCGTAGCCGAGAACGAAACCCCGGTCGAAGTCGCGGCCAACTGTCGCTTCCGGTCGTGGAGGCGGGCGTCGGTGTGCTGTTCGTCGTCGCCGTCGCCACCGCGTTCGCGTTCGGGACGCCGACGGGCGGCGTCTCGCAGGAGGCCCAACTGGACGCGTACGCGCAGGACGCCGCGACCGTGCTGGCGAACGAGCCGCCCCAACACGGCGGGAGCACGCGCCTCGCCGAGGTGGCGTCCTCCGAGGCGGCGTTCGACCGCGAGGCCGGGGCGCTGGAGAATCGCGTCTCCCGAATCCTCCCGGACAACCTCATGTTCCGGGTGGCGACGCCCAACGGCGCGGTCGGGTTCGTGCGCCCGTCGAACGTCCCGACCGGCGTCGCGCGCGTGCCGACCGGGAGCGGCGAGGTCACCGTCTGGGTGTGGTACGCGTGA
- a CDS encoding nucleotide-binding protein, whose product MVEAFAVASGKGGTGKTTSTLALGMALAEDYDVTVVDADTGMANLLFHAGLADAEVTLHDLLLSDADATVSDAVYERHGMRVVPCGTSLGDFRAADPDRLRDVVADLAADTDVLLLDSPATLASRSAVLPVVLADRAVLVLEPTIPAISDGLKVQEYATSYGTGVAGVVFNKVADPGAVERVADKSERYFDGSTLGTVPESDAVRAARRAGEPLLAYAPESDAAAAYRRVADAIDVDASDAESVADRFRSAVVPEQP is encoded by the coding sequence ATGGTTGAGGCGTTCGCCGTCGCCAGCGGGAAAGGCGGCACGGGGAAGACAACGAGCACGCTCGCGCTCGGGATGGCGCTCGCCGAGGACTACGACGTGACCGTCGTGGACGCCGACACCGGGATGGCGAATCTGTTGTTCCACGCGGGGCTCGCGGACGCCGAGGTGACGCTCCACGACCTCCTGCTCTCGGACGCCGACGCCACCGTCTCGGACGCCGTCTACGAGCGCCACGGGATGCGCGTCGTCCCCTGCGGGACGAGCCTCGGCGACTTCCGCGCCGCCGACCCCGACCGACTGCGCGACGTGGTCGCCGACCTCGCCGCGGACACCGACGTGCTCCTGTTGGACTCGCCGGCGACGCTCGCGAGCCGGAGCGCCGTCCTCCCCGTCGTCCTCGCCGACCGCGCGGTGCTCGTGTTGGAGCCGACGATTCCCGCTATCTCTGACGGCCTGAAGGTCCAGGAGTACGCCACGTCTTACGGCACCGGCGTCGCGGGCGTCGTGTTCAACAAGGTGGCCGACCCCGGCGCCGTCGAGCGCGTCGCCGACAAGTCCGAGCGCTACTTCGACGGGTCGACGCTCGGCACCGTCCCCGAGTCCGACGCGGTACGGGCGGCGCGGCGCGCGGGTGAACCCCTGCTCGCGTACGCGCCGGAGAGCGACGCCGCGGCCGCCTACCGCCGGGTCGCCGACGCCATCGACGTGGACGCGAGCGACGCCGAATCGGTCGCCGACCGGTTCCGGAGCGCGGTGGTTCCCGAGCAGCCATGA
- a CDS encoding DUF7261 family protein, with product MVRVTRVERGQLVLVAAAVAALALVPVVAAYLQFGYAPAVADTDADHPSRVSRALDSLADDAAERATGADWSDRERAVKRLRESLGPRLRTVERARLGDGIVANASYDSMLADGVACPGGAGRSFGACENVGGVVVQERDGETVVVAIAFEVRVTTPSGTVQFERVVRPR from the coding sequence GTGGTACGCGTGACTCGCGTCGAGCGCGGCCAGCTGGTGTTGGTCGCGGCGGCCGTCGCGGCGCTCGCGCTGGTGCCGGTGGTGGCGGCGTACCTCCAGTTCGGGTACGCGCCGGCCGTCGCCGACACGGACGCCGACCACCCCTCGCGGGTGTCGCGGGCGCTCGACAGCCTCGCGGACGACGCGGCCGAGCGCGCGACCGGCGCTGACTGGAGCGACCGCGAGCGCGCCGTCAAGCGCCTCCGGGAGTCGCTCGGGCCGCGACTGCGAACCGTCGAGCGCGCGAGACTCGGGGACGGCATCGTGGCGAACGCGTCCTACGACTCGATGCTCGCGGACGGCGTCGCGTGTCCCGGCGGCGCCGGTCGGTCGTTCGGCGCGTGCGAGAACGTCGGCGGCGTCGTCGTACAGGAGCGCGACGGCGAGACCGTCGTCGTCGCAATCGCGTTCGAAGTCAGGGTGACCACGCCGTCGGGGACGGTGCAATTCGAACGCGTGGTACGCCCGCGGTAG